The following coding sequences are from one Campylobacter sp. RM16187 window:
- a CDS encoding ABC transporter ATP-binding protein, translating to MKSMSLKDVFRRFTPYFKDYIPQFALAITGMLLASGGTAASAWVIEPVLNKIFIDKNKELLYLLPYAIVAIYFLKGLGTFLQAYFTAFIGQDVVRRFREKLLGNLLNLDMKFFNDFRTGELISRNINDIERIRSIVSSMIPEMIRESITIVGLLCVVIYQSAQLAFFALIVLPVAIYPLSLLAKKMKKLSKAAQEKTSDISSRLSEIFTNIEIIKANNAQKYEHGRFIDENNKFFKLNLKSVKIDESVSPIMEVIGSIGVAAVVIIGGKEVIDGQITMGSFFSFLTALFMLYTPVKRISKLYNKVQDAVAAAERTFELLDKTPSIKSGDKEIPLVIESVKFKDVRLNYADKEILKGINLTALKSQMIALVGSSGGGKSSIVNLLMRFYDANSGEILINETNIREFDIRSLRDNIGLVTQRVYIFNDTIANNVAYGREFDEEAVIKALRMANAYEFVCALEDGINTILNEFGTNLSGGQRQRIAIARALYKDPQILIFDEATSALDNESEKEITKAISNLQHEKIIIVIAHRLSTVQNADKIAVINGGKVVGFGNDEELSQGCEIYQKLKGSLPKIG from the coding sequence ATGAAATCTATGAGTTTAAAGGACGTGTTTAGACGGTTTACACCATACTTTAAAGACTATATCCCGCAATTTGCCTTAGCCATAACCGGTATGCTTTTAGCCAGTGGAGGCACTGCGGCATCAGCCTGGGTTATAGAGCCGGTATTAAATAAAATTTTTATAGACAAAAACAAAGAGTTATTATATCTATTGCCATACGCCATAGTCGCGATATACTTTTTAAAGGGTCTTGGAACTTTTCTGCAAGCTTATTTTACGGCTTTTATAGGACAAGACGTAGTGCGTAGATTTAGAGAGAAGCTACTTGGAAATTTGTTAAATTTAGATATGAAATTCTTTAACGACTTTCGTACAGGAGAGCTTATAAGCCGAAATATCAATGACATAGAGCGCATAAGAAGCATAGTTTCCTCAATGATTCCTGAGATGATAAGAGAGAGTATTACTATAGTGGGGCTGTTATGCGTTGTCATATATCAAAGCGCTCAGCTTGCTTTTTTTGCTCTTATAGTGCTTCCTGTAGCGATATATCCGCTCTCTTTACTTGCAAAAAAGATGAAAAAACTATCAAAAGCGGCGCAAGAGAAGACTTCTGATATTAGCTCTAGGCTTAGTGAAATTTTTACAAATATTGAGATAATTAAGGCAAATAATGCTCAAAAATACGAACATGGCAGGTTTATAGACGAAAACAATAAATTTTTTAAGCTAAATTTAAAAAGCGTCAAAATAGATGAATCCGTAAGTCCGATAATGGAGGTTATCGGCAGCATAGGTGTTGCCGCGGTTGTAATAATAGGTGGCAAAGAGGTCATTGACGGACAAATCACCATGGGAAGCTTCTTTTCGTTTTTGACCGCACTTTTTATGCTATATACTCCGGTTAAAAGAATCTCAAAGCTTTATAACAAGGTTCAAGATGCCGTAGCTGCCGCAGAGAGGACATTTGAGTTACTTGACAAAACCCCATCTATAAAAAGTGGAGATAAAGAGATTCCTTTGGTTATAGAGTCGGTTAAATTTAAAGATGTGAGACTAAATTATGCAGATAAAGAGATATTAAAAGGTATAAATTTGACCGCTTTAAAATCTCAAATGATAGCACTTGTAGGCTCAAGCGGAGGAGGCAAAAGTTCAATCGTAAATTTGCTGATGAGGTTTTATGATGCAAATAGCGGAGAAATTTTAATAAACGAAACAAATATAAGAGAATTTGATATAAGATCTTTGAGGGATAATATCGGCCTTGTTACTCAGCGCGTATATATATTTAACGATACGATTGCAAATAACGTAGCTTACGGAAGAGAATTTGATGAGGAAGCTGTGATAAAAGCCTTAAGGATGGCTAATGCTTATGAATTTGTTTGTGCGCTTGAAGATGGGATTAATACGATTTTAAATGAGTTTGGCACCAATCTTTCCGGAGGTCAGCGCCAAAGGATAGCTATCGCAAGGGCTTTATATAAAGATCCGCAAATTTTGATATTTGACGAGGCTACATCGGCTCTTGATAACGAGAGTGAAAAAGAGATCACAAAGGCGATATCAAATTTACAACACGAGAAGATAATTATCGTCATAGCCCACCGTCTAAGTACGGTTCAAAATGCCGATAAAATAGCCGTTATAAACGGTGGTAAAGTAGTAGGATTTGGCAATGATGAAGAGCTTAGTCAAGGCTGTGAAATTTATCAAAAGCTAAAAGGCTCTTTGCCTAAGATAGGATAG
- the cysS gene encoding cysteine--tRNA ligase — MQIFDSVKKQKLNFEPIETGKVRIYVCGPTVYDDSHLGHAKSAISFDLLRRVLIELKFDVKFVKNFTDIDDKILKKMDETGESLESITNRYIKSYKDDMRALNVFEADIEPKATECLDAIIEYILNLKNKNIAYEIEGDGIYFDTAQDNEYLSLSGKAKSDQNIARVESNIDKRNEEDFVLWKFDEKWYESPFGRGRPGWHTECVAMIKKYLSSGQDYEIDIHAGGIDLLFPHHENEAAQCRCGEQKTLAKYWMHNGFIKVNDEKMSKSLGNSFFVKDALKQNLGEVLRFYLLSSHYRAHFNYSDEDLSASKKRLDKIYRLKKRVIDSNLGKENKEFKEEFLNAMRDDLNTSKALAAIDEFVKTANENLDQNPKDKSQKGEILANLELIARVLGILQIDVYEYFQFGVSDEEKTKIKGLIEERNEAKKLKDYTKADEIREKLASMQIAIMDTPSGTMWEKV; from the coding sequence ATGCAAATTTTTGATAGTGTAAAAAAACAAAAGTTAAATTTTGAGCCTATTGAAACCGGAAAGGTTAGAATTTACGTATGCGGACCAACAGTATATGATGATTCGCATCTTGGGCACGCTAAAAGCGCTATTAGCTTTGATCTGCTTAGAAGAGTATTGATAGAGCTTAAATTTGATGTTAAATTTGTAAAAAACTTTACCGACATCGATGATAAAATTTTAAAAAAGATGGATGAAACCGGTGAGAGCTTAGAATCTATCACCAATAGATATATTAAAAGCTATAAAGATGATATGCGAGCTTTAAACGTGTTTGAAGCCGATATAGAGCCAAAGGCTACCGAGTGTCTTGATGCTATAATAGAGTATATTTTAAATCTAAAAAACAAAAATATCGCCTACGAGATAGAAGGGGACGGAATTTACTTTGACACTGCTCAAGATAACGAGTATCTAAGCCTAAGCGGAAAAGCTAAGAGCGATCAAAATATCGCCAGAGTTGAGTCAAATATCGATAAAAGAAATGAAGAGGATTTTGTACTATGGAAATTTGATGAAAAATGGTACGAAAGTCCATTTGGCAGAGGTCGTCCGGGCTGGCATACCGAGTGTGTGGCAATGATAAAAAAATATCTTTCAAGCGGACAAGATTATGAAATAGATATACACGCAGGAGGTATAGATCTACTATTCCCGCATCATGAAAACGAGGCCGCACAGTGCAGATGCGGCGAGCAAAAAACCCTGGCAAAATACTGGATGCACAACGGATTTATTAAAGTAAACGATGAAAAGATGAGTAAAAGTCTTGGAAATAGCTTCTTTGTTAAAGATGCTTTAAAGCAAAATCTAGGTGAGGTTTTGAGATTTTATCTGCTTAGCTCTCATTATAGAGCTCATTTTAACTATTCTGATGAGGATTTATCGGCTAGCAAAAAGAGGCTTGATAAGATTTATAGGCTCAAAAAACGAGTTATAGACTCAAATTTAGGAAAAGAAAACAAAGAGTTTAAAGAAGAGTTTCTAAATGCCATGAGAGACGATTTAAATACTTCCAAAGCGCTTGCTGCAATAGATGAATTTGTAAAAACAGCAAACGAAAATTTAGATCAAAATCCAAAAGATAAATCTCAAAAAGGTGAAATTTTAGCAAATTTAGAGCTAATAGCCAGAGTGCTTGGGATTTTACAAATCGATGTATATGAGTATTTTCAGTTTGGCGTAAGCGATGAGGAAAAAACAAAGATAAAAGGTTTAATAGAAGAGCGAAATGAAGCCAAAAAGCTAAAAGATTACACTAAAGCGGATGAGATTAGAGAGAAGCTTGCCTCTATGCAAATAGCCATTATGGATACTCCAAGTGGCACTATGTGGGAAAAAGTATGA
- the murJ gene encoding murein biosynthesis integral membrane protein MurJ: protein MFIRGFFSNSAGIMVSRVLGFFRDVMTASTLGAGIYSDIFFIAFKIPNLFRRIFAEGAFGDALLPNFTHSKNKSVFSAEIFLKFLSFVMILTLLVNLFAPQFTKIIATGLNESQISQAVPLVKINFYYLGLIYVVTFIATLLQYRQHFITTAFSTALLNIAMIFALILAQGKEPKIVAYYLSFGVVAGGILQVISHLIALYLTSMSKIFFGGMIKFVKGKRADTKGFFTNFYHGLFGSSAIQISSFMDTWLASFLVYGSISYLFYANRIFQLPLAVFAIALSTALFPKIARNLKAGNEKEALKFMNKGFETLFFLLFGAAIGGFILADPIIKLLFERGQFNEQDTANTALVLKAYMIGLVPFGLAKIFSKWLHAKMQQKTTSKIAVITLVINLILAVILMKYYGAFGLALASSMGGFILLILTIRAFGTKRFLAIISFKRLGIMAIILVIEMIILIFLRKFIDANF, encoded by the coding sequence ATGTTTATAAGAGGCTTTTTTTCAAATAGTGCCGGCATTATGGTGTCTCGAGTCTTAGGATTTTTCAGAGATGTGATGACGGCTTCTACTCTTGGTGCAGGAATTTATAGTGATATATTTTTTATAGCTTTTAAAATTCCAAATCTATTTCGCAGAATTTTTGCAGAAGGAGCATTTGGAGATGCATTATTGCCAAATTTCACTCACTCTAAAAACAAAAGCGTATTTTCTGCTGAAATTTTTTTAAAATTTTTATCTTTTGTAATGATTTTGACATTACTAGTCAATCTATTTGCTCCTCAATTTACAAAAATTATCGCAACGGGTTTAAACGAGAGTCAAATCTCTCAAGCTGTTCCTTTGGTAAAGATAAATTTTTATTATCTTGGGTTAATTTACGTAGTCACATTTATTGCTACCTTGCTTCAGTATAGACAACACTTTATCACAACTGCATTTTCAACCGCACTTTTAAATATAGCCATGATATTTGCACTTATTTTAGCTCAAGGCAAAGAGCCTAAAATTGTCGCTTATTATCTGAGCTTCGGAGTGGTTGCGGGGGGAATTTTGCAGGTAATATCTCATTTGATAGCGCTTTATCTTACCTCTATGTCAAAGATATTTTTTGGAGGAATGATTAAATTTGTCAAAGGAAAAAGAGCTGATACAAAGGGCTTTTTTACTAATTTTTATCATGGTTTATTTGGTTCATCCGCAATACAAATAAGCTCTTTTATGGATACTTGGTTGGCTAGTTTTTTAGTATACGGAAGCATTAGCTATCTATTCTACGCCAACCGTATCTTTCAGCTTCCACTTGCGGTCTTTGCCATAGCTCTTTCTACTGCACTTTTCCCGAAAATAGCAAGAAATCTAAAAGCCGGCAACGAAAAAGAGGCTCTAAAATTTATGAATAAAGGGTTTGAAACTTTATTTTTTCTGCTTTTTGGTGCGGCAATAGGAGGCTTTATATTGGCAGATCCTATTATAAAGCTACTCTTTGAAAGAGGTCAGTTTAATGAGCAAGATACGGCCAATACCGCTCTTGTGTTAAAGGCTTATATGATAGGACTTGTGCCGTTTGGTTTGGCTAAAATTTTTTCAAAATGGCTTCATGCAAAAATGCAGCAAAAAACCACTTCTAAAATAGCGGTAATAACTTTGGTGATAAACTTAATATTGGCAGTTATTTTAATGAAATATTATGGAGCTTTCGGATTAGCATTGGCTAGCTCAATGGGAGGTTTTATACTGCTTATACTAACCATACGAGCCTTTGGGACTAAAAGATTTTTGGCTATAATCAGCTTTAAAAGATTAGGAATTATGGCTATTATTTTGGTCATAGAAATGATCATTTTAATATTTTTAAGGAAATTTATAGATGCAAATTTTTGA
- a CDS encoding FapA family protein: MENSQKEPICLDPIAMDTINPYSEIPVLARNFNVDSKFIDFKILSIVTEYKLIGDSESKILEDVELDIFDDDTFYVNQVENIKQSYKVEFFDTRRKKQNLLPDISISANKNLTKIVATVFKSSDVVYFKEFENKVTEFIYKKLIKVGILVGIRNKAMKSELSKISSFLRVKEIIDKDYTFVVTSGVDKKDSIDDSIIYHYKNKIQKTDDSDRINYANRGYLLGVAQGELIIEYQKPVLGESGRDARGALLPVTEPKTTVVKMIEHSDEIEERVDDSGIKYYSKKAGYVYDQKNIFDIKEELDVNEISFRATGSIDTGLDNNVVLNVKEKDVTKDAIGEGMSVEANEINIEGNVAQNAVIKANKVKIGGQTHAKAHIEAKEAKIAVHIGSFDGDYVEIDRLENGRVKAKTAKIKSVLGGEIIAEKLEIGVLASNSNIIIADTLEIRQLKGINNKILVDFSMVKNTGETINKNLQKIKEIREQIVKIPKQLEAKKCIIEENKGPINIIKEKMEEFRVAKNSPPVTFIKKLKEYQQLVHEYNNLLSEFEEKKSKITDLKDEIQAIQDGIFNSKVINYSNWREFNEIKFKLVDPPREISYVTRENEIARVLTIKKVENENGEIDYVIRKNNNIRKA, encoded by the coding sequence GTGGAAAATAGTCAAAAAGAGCCAATTTGCCTTGATCCTATTGCAATGGACACTATAAATCCTTATAGTGAAATTCCTGTTTTAGCTAGAAATTTTAATGTCGATAGCAAATTTATAGATTTTAAAATTTTATCGATTGTTACAGAATATAAGTTAATAGGTGATAGTGAAAGTAAGATATTAGAAGATGTCGAACTTGATATTTTTGACGACGATACATTCTATGTAAATCAAGTTGAAAACATAAAACAAAGCTATAAGGTAGAATTTTTTGACACAAGAAGAAAAAAACAAAATTTACTACCGGATATCTCCATAAGTGCCAATAAAAATCTGACCAAGATAGTAGCTACAGTTTTTAAAAGCAGTGACGTAGTTTATTTTAAAGAATTTGAAAATAAAGTAACTGAATTTATCTATAAAAAATTAATTAAAGTTGGAATTTTAGTAGGAATTAGAAATAAGGCTATGAAAAGCGAACTAAGCAAAATTTCATCGTTTTTAAGAGTAAAAGAGATAATAGATAAAGACTATACCTTTGTAGTAACTTCCGGCGTAGATAAAAAAGACTCTATCGATGATTCTATTATATATCATTATAAAAATAAGATTCAAAAGACAGATGATAGTGACAGAATAAACTACGCCAATCGCGGCTATCTGCTTGGAGTGGCCCAAGGCGAGCTTATAATAGAATATCAAAAGCCTGTTTTAGGTGAATCAGGACGTGATGCAAGAGGTGCTTTATTGCCTGTGACGGAGCCTAAAACGACTGTTGTAAAGATGATAGAGCATAGCGATGAGATAGAAGAGAGGGTGGATGACTCTGGTATAAAATATTATTCCAAAAAAGCAGGGTATGTTTACGATCAAAAAAATATATTTGATATCAAAGAAGAGCTTGATGTAAACGAGATCTCCTTTAGAGCAACCGGATCTATAGATACGGGACTTGATAATAATGTTGTCTTAAACGTAAAAGAAAAAGATGTTACAAAAGATGCCATAGGCGAGGGAATGAGTGTTGAAGCCAATGAGATAAACATAGAGGGTAATGTCGCTCAAAACGCCGTAATAAAAGCAAATAAGGTAAAAATTGGCGGACAAACTCACGCAAAAGCTCATATAGAGGCTAAAGAGGCTAAAATAGCCGTGCATATAGGAAGCTTTGATGGAGATTACGTTGAGATAGATCGTCTTGAGAATGGAAGAGTTAAGGCAAAAACAGCGAAAATAAAATCTGTTCTTGGCGGTGAAATAATAGCTGAAAAATTAGAGATAGGAGTGCTGGCTTCAAATTCAAATATAATCATAGCCGACACCCTCGAAATAAGGCAGCTTAAGGGCATAAACAATAAAATTCTAGTAGATTTTAGCATGGTAAAAAATACTGGCGAAACTATAAATAAAAATTTACAAAAAATAAAAGAGATTAGAGAGCAGATAGTAAAAATACCCAAACAGCTTGAAGCCAAAAAGTGTATTATAGAAGAAAATAAGGGTCCTATCAACATCATAAAAGAGAAGATGGAAGAGTTTAGGGTTGCTAAAAATTCTCCTCCTGTAACATTCATAAAAAAACTTAAAGAGTATCAGCAATTGGTTCATGAATACAACAATCTTTTAAGTGAATTTGAAGAAAAAAAATCCAAAATAACAGATCTAAAAGATGAAATTCAGGCTATTCAGGATGGAATTTTTAATTCAAAGGTTATAAATTATAGTAACTGGCGTGAATTTAATGAGATAAAATTTAAGTTAGTAGATCCTCCAAGAGAGATATCTTATGTAACTAGAGAAAATGAAATAGCAAGAGTTTTAACAATTAAAAAAGTAGAAAATGAAAACGGAGAGATCGATTACGTAATTAGGAAAAACAACAACATAAGAAAGGCCTAA
- a CDS encoding MlaE family ABC transporter permease: MFFGLKFKSDFYECLAQDDGSLEINLKNSWDFKLKRDILNQISAILLSKKFKRIILNFAEITELDYAAALFISSAVKKSDKKYELINLRSSHEKIFTSIKKELSMAVKKDTLAPAKKIINIKNTKNFLYEIGEKIGEFYFGAVLFFTFLGEFLVKFIKTIFIPKTLRIKEILAHFENAAIKSAFIVCLTSFLVGIVLAYQGANLLEQFGASIIIVEMMGMLTLREIAPLIAAIVIAGRLASSYTAQIGVMKITEEIDAMKTMGFDPFKFLVLPRVIALIFAMPIIVFLADLIGLLGEMVVCQTYLDISFGDYLARFKQEVEIRHFYVGLFKAPFFGMVIAFIGCWRGFAVGGNTQSVGKYTTISVVNAIFGVIMTDALFSIIFTQLEV; encoded by the coding sequence TTGTTTTTTGGTCTTAAATTTAAAAGCGATTTTTACGAATGTTTGGCTCAAGACGATGGATCCCTTGAGATAAATTTAAAAAATTCTTGGGATTTTAAATTAAAAAGAGATATTTTAAATCAAATTTCAGCCATTTTATTATCCAAAAAATTTAAAAGAATTATCTTAAATTTTGCAGAAATTACCGAGCTTGACTATGCTGCGGCTCTATTTATAAGCTCAGCTGTTAAAAAATCGGATAAAAAATATGAGCTTATAAATTTACGCAGTAGTCATGAGAAAATTTTTACATCAATCAAAAAAGAGTTGTCAATGGCTGTTAAAAAAGACACTCTTGCTCCTGCAAAGAAAATTATCAATATAAAAAATACAAAAAATTTTCTTTATGAAATAGGGGAAAAAATAGGTGAATTTTACTTTGGAGCAGTTCTGTTTTTTACTTTTTTGGGTGAATTTTTAGTTAAATTTATAAAAACTATCTTTATACCAAAGACCCTTAGAATCAAAGAAATTTTAGCTCATTTTGAAAATGCCGCTATCAAGTCAGCGTTTATAGTCTGCCTCACTTCTTTTTTGGTGGGTATAGTTTTAGCTTATCAGGGAGCTAATTTATTAGAGCAGTTTGGCGCAAGTATAATCATAGTCGAGATGATGGGTATGTTAACTCTTAGAGAGATAGCACCTTTGATTGCTGCCATAGTTATCGCCGGACGCCTAGCATCAAGCTATACCGCGCAGATTGGCGTGATGAAGATAACAGAAGAGATAGATGCTATGAAAACTATGGGGTTTGATCCCTTTAAATTTTTAGTCTTGCCAAGAGTTATTGCTCTAATTTTTGCTATGCCTATAATTGTATTTTTAGCCGATTTGATAGGGCTTTTGGGCGAAATGGTAGTATGTCAGACATATCTTGATATTAGTTTTGGCGATTATTTGGCGAGGTTTAAGCAAGAGGTAGAGATAAGACACTTTTACGTGGGTCTTTTTAAAGCTCCTTTTTTTGGTATGGTTATAGCATTTATAGGGTGTTGGCGAGGATTTGCAGTTGGCGGAAATACTCAAAGCGTAGGCAAATATACAACCATAAGCGTAGTAAATGCAATATTTGGAGTAATAATGACAGACGCGTTATTTTCTATAATATTTACTCAGCTTGAGGTCTAA